The DNA sequence CCGTGTACAGCTTCGTCACCCACCACGCCCCACGCGTCCCGGGACGCACCCGGTTCCCGTTCGTCATCGCCCTCGTGGAGCTGGAGGAGGGGGTGCGGATGCTCGGTGAGTTGCGCGAGGTGGACCCGGCCGAGGTGACGATCGGGATGCCGGTCGAGGTCGAGTTCCTCGACATGCCGGGCGACCCCGGCGAGGACGCCGCCTTCGGGACCGAGCCGTGGACCCTGTACGCCTGGCGGCCGGTCGCCGACCGCCAGGCCACCGAGCACGCGAGCACCGAGCGGGAGGAGTCGAAGTGAGTGATCGAGTGATCTGCCCGGCCGAGCCGCCCGCGGTGGCGGTGGGGGACCGACTGCCCGAGTTGACCGTCGAGGGCACCCCGACGTTCATCGTGGCCTCCGCTCTGGCGACCCGGGATTTCCAGGACGTGCACCACGACCGCGACCTCGCTCACGCCAAGGGCTCCGAGGACATCTTCGTCAACATCCTCACGGACACGGGTCTGGTGCAGCGGTTCGTCACCGACTGGGCGGGTCAGCGCGCCCGGATCACGTCGATCAGGCTGCGCCTCGGAGTGCCCTGGTACGCGTACGACACGCTCACCCTGGCCGGTGAGGTCACCGGGGTCGACGCCGACGGGCTGGTCACTCTGAAGATCGTCGGCACGGACTCGTTGGGCGCGCACGTCACCTCGACGGCGACCCTCTACATGAACGGAGATCCACAGTGAGCACCCTCGCGGCCGAGTCACTCGCCAACCGGGCCGCGATCGTCGGCATCGGTGCCACCGACTTCTCCAAGGACTCGGGCCGCTCCGAGCTGCGTCTGGCCGCCGAGGCCGTGCGCGCGGCCGTGGCGGACGCGGGACTGCAGCCGTCGGACGTGGACGGCCTGGTGTCCTTCACGATGGACACCAACACGGAGATCGCGGTGGCGCGGGCCGCCGGCATCGGCAGCCTGAACTTCTTCTCCCGGATCCACTACGGCGGCGGCGCGGCGTGCGCCACGGTGCAGCAGGCCGCGATGGCCGTGGCGACCGGGGTGGCCGAGGTGGTGGTCTGCTACCGCGCGTTCAACGAACGGTCGGGGATGCGGTTCGGCCAGGTCAACTCGGCCCTGGTGCAGCAGGTCAACTCGTCCGGGACGGACAACGCGTTCTCCTACCCGCACGGGCTGTCGACCCCGGCCGGGTTCGTGGCGATGGTCGCCCGGCGGTACATGCACGACTACGGGGCCACGAGCGAGGACTTCGGCCGGATCGCGGTGGTGGACCGCACGCACGCGGCCGTCAACCCGAACGCGTTCTTCTACGACAAGCCGATCACGCTCGCGGATCACCAGAGCTCGCGCTACATCGCCGAGCCACTGCACCTGTTGGACTGCTGCCAGGAGTCCGACGGCGGCCAGGCGATCGTCGTGACCACCCCCGAACGCGCCCGGGACCTGCCGCACCGGCCGGTGTCGATCGCGGCGGCCGCCTCGGGTTCGGGGCCCGATCAATACATCATGACCTCGTACTACCGCCCGGAGCTCGCCGGGCTGCCGGAGATGGGGATCGTCGGCGATCAGCTGTGGTCCCAGTCCGGACTCCGTCCGCAGGACATGGACATGGCGGTGCTGTACGACCACTTCACGCCGTACGTCCTCATGCAGCTCGAGGAGCTCGGCTTCTGCGGCCGAGGAGAGGCCAAGGACTTCGTCCGTGAACCGGGCGCGCTCGAGGTGGGCGGGCGGCTGCCGCTCAACACCCACGGCGGGCAGCTCGGCGAGGCCTACATCCACGGCATGAACGGCATCGCGGAGGGCGTGCGTCAGCTGCGGGGCGACTCGGTGAACCAGGTGCCGGGTGCGGAGAAGCTGGTCGTCACCGCGGGCACCGGGGTGCCGACGTCGGGCCTGGTGCTCACGGTCTGACCGACGGTATGGCGGTGCGGCTGACCGCGGGGCCGACCGACGGCCCGACCTCGGGGCTCAGCCGCGCAGGCACCCGCGGATGAACGACCCGATGTCGCGCACCGCGAGCTTGGCCTCGGGGACGAGGGGGTGGAACACCTGGAACACGTGGAACTGGTGGGGCCAGAGCTGGAACTCGTGCCGGACCCCGTGTTCGGCGAACCGCTCGGCGAGCTTCTCGATCCCCCCGCAGAAGATCTCCTCGCCCCCGCACTGGATGAGGAACGGCGGCCAGTCCGGGGACGGGACGTGATTGATCGGCGAGATGGCGGGATCGTCCGGGTCCACCCCCGGGGCGTACTGGCGTCGGCACAGCTCGGCCAGGCCGAGGGCGAGGAACGGGTCCTTGCGGGTGCGGTCGCGGGCGGTCATGTCCGTGAAGTCCAGATCCACCCACGGTGAGAGCAGGACGACCCCCGCCGGCATCGCGGCCTTCTCCGCGCCGAGGGCGGCCACGAGTTGCAGGGCGAGGTTGCCGCCGGCGGAATCCCCGGCCACCACGATGTCCTGCGCCCGGAAGCCCATGCTCAGCAGCCACTCCCAGCCCGCGAGGGTGTCCTCGGTGGCCGCGGGGTGCGGGTGCTCGGGCGCGAGCCGGTAGTCGGGCAGGAAGACCGGCACGCCGGTCTCGCTGGCCATCCGCGAGGCGAGGGCCTTGTGCGACCAAGGGGATCCGAAGGTGAAGCCACCGCCGTGGATATGGAAGATCACCTTGTCCGAGTGGAAGAACCGCTTGCGACCCACCCACAACCCGGGCACGGGACCGTCCGAGGACCAGTCGTTGGTGGTCTCGAGAGCGGCCGCCCGGCCGGCTCCGGAGGTCAGCGCGCGAAGTCGACCGAGGGACGCGTCGGTAGCCGGCATCTTGTCCAGGGCGGGGCGGACGAACATCCTCAGGCCGCCGGCGAGTCCGCGGGAGCGGAGGGTCCCCTGCTCGCCGGGGCCCGTCAGCGTCGGCGTGCGGCCCGACGGTCGGTCCGCCTCCGGGGCGGCGGATCGGCGACCGTCCACCGGGACCGTCCCCGTCCGCGTGGCGCGGGGCAGCATCAGGCCCCCGTCGTAGGGCGCGCCGCTGTGCGGGGACCGCCGTGAACTCATGTCCAAAATGTAGGCGCTCACGGGCGCGGGGTCACGAGAAACCGCGTTCGCGGAGCGAAGTATAGCTAGAACCCGTTCTACTAATTGAGGGTCTGGCCTGATCAGGGTGCCGTCTGGACATGAGAACAAGTTCAGGTCACAATGTGAGGACAGCCACATTTTGACTGACCTCGCGAAGGATTCCGCCATGACCGAAGCTGCTGACCACTCGACCGATCCGCTCGCCGGCACCAATCCGGAGATGAACCAGGCCGCGGTGTTCGAGGCCGTCGTCGACACGATCCCGGACAACCCGTTGCTGACCATGGACGGTGTCGAGTACTCCTATCGCCAGATCGACGAACTCGCCAACCGGATGGGCCACCTGCTGCGTGCTCACGGTGCGGAGCCACGCAGCCACGTCGCCCTCTACATGAAGAACAGCACCGCACACATGGCGGCCATCCTCGGGTGCATGAAGATCCGGGTGGCCGGGATCAACGTCAACTTCAGGTACACCCCGCCGGAGCTGGTCTACCTGTTCAACGACTCCAAGTCGATCGCCGTGCTGGTCGACGCCGAGTTCGCCGAGACCATGGCCGCCGCGATCCCGGACCTCGAGACCGTCCGCACGGTCATCGTGTTCGGCGGTGTCCCGGAGGTCCTGGCCTCGGCGTGCGCCGCCAAGGGCCTCACCGTTGTCGACGGGGACACCGAATGGCCGGCGCAGTCGGCGGAGCGGGACTTCGAGCCCGTCCGTGGCGACGACCACTGGATCGTCTACACCGGTGGCACCACCGGCTTCCCCAAGGGCGTGCAGTGGCACATGTCGGACTACTTCTACGCGTGCCTGTCGGGCGGGAACCC is a window from the Dietzia sp. JS16-p6b genome containing:
- a CDS encoding MaoC family dehydratase, which produces MSDRVICPAEPPAVAVGDRLPELTVEGTPTFIVASALATRDFQDVHHDRDLAHAKGSEDIFVNILTDTGLVQRFVTDWAGQRARITSIRLRLGVPWYAYDTLTLAGEVTGVDADGLVTLKIVGTDSLGAHVTSTATLYMNGDPQ
- a CDS encoding alpha/beta hydrolase, whose amino-acid sequence is MSSRRSPHSGAPYDGGLMLPRATRTGTVPVDGRRSAAPEADRPSGRTPTLTGPGEQGTLRSRGLAGGLRMFVRPALDKMPATDASLGRLRALTSGAGRAAALETTNDWSSDGPVPGLWVGRKRFFHSDKVIFHIHGGGFTFGSPWSHKALASRMASETGVPVFLPDYRLAPEHPHPAATEDTLAGWEWLLSMGFRAQDIVVAGDSAGGNLALQLVAALGAEKAAMPAGVVLLSPWVDLDFTDMTARDRTRKDPFLALGLAELCRRQYAPGVDPDDPAISPINHVPSPDWPPFLIQCGGEEIFCGGIEKLAERFAEHGVRHEFQLWPHQFHVFQVFHPLVPEAKLAVRDIGSFIRGCLRG
- a CDS encoding lipid-transfer protein, encoding MSTLAAESLANRAAIVGIGATDFSKDSGRSELRLAAEAVRAAVADAGLQPSDVDGLVSFTMDTNTEIAVARAAGIGSLNFFSRIHYGGGAACATVQQAAMAVATGVAEVVVCYRAFNERSGMRFGQVNSALVQQVNSSGTDNAFSYPHGLSTPAGFVAMVARRYMHDYGATSEDFGRIAVVDRTHAAVNPNAFFYDKPITLADHQSSRYIAEPLHLLDCCQESDGGQAIVVTTPERARDLPHRPVSIAAAASGSGPDQYIMTSYYRPELAGLPEMGIVGDQLWSQSGLRPQDMDMAVLYDHFTPYVLMQLEELGFCGRGEAKDFVREPGALEVGGRLPLNTHGGQLGEAYIHGMNGIAEGVRQLRGDSVNQVPGAEKLVVTAGTGVPTSGLVLTV